The proteins below come from a single Mugil cephalus isolate CIBA_MC_2020 chromosome 7, CIBA_Mcephalus_1.1, whole genome shotgun sequence genomic window:
- the LOC125011164 gene encoding elongation factor 2: MVNFTVDQIRAIMDKKSNIRNMSVIAHVDHGKSTLTDSLVSKAGIIASARAGETRFTDTRKDEQERCITIKSTAISLYYELGENDLAFIKQGKDGNGFLINLIDSPGHVDFSSEVTAALRVTDGALVVVDCVSGVCVQTETVLRQAIAERIKPVLMMNKMDRALLELQLEPDELFQTFQRIVENVNVIISTYGEDEGGPMGNIMIDPIIGTVGFGSGLHGWAFTLKQFAEMYVAKFAAKGVAQLGPAERCKKVEDMMKKLWGDRYFDPSAGKFTKTGTGPDGQKYPRTFCQLVLDPIFKVFDAIMNFKKEETAKLIEKLDVKLDSDDKDKEGKPLLKAVMRRWLPAGEALLQMITIHLPSPVTAQKYRCELLYEGPGDDEAAMGIKSCDSKAPLMMYISKMVPTTDKGRFYAFGRVFSGCVSTGLKVRIMGPNFTPGKKEDLYIKPIQRTILMMGRYVEPIEDVPCGNIVGLVGVDQFLVKTGTITTFEQAHNMRVMKFSVSPVVRVAVEAKNPADLPKLVEGLKRLAKSDPMVQCIIEESGEHIIAGAGELHLEICLKDLEEDHACIPLKKSDPVVSYRETVSEESDQMCLSKSPNKHNRLFMKSRPFPDGLAEDIEKGDVSARQELKVRARYLADKYEWEVTEARKIWCFGPDGSGPNLLIDMTKGVQYLNEIKDSVVAGFQWATKEGALCEENMRAIRFDIHDVTLHADAIHRGGGQIIPTARRVLYACQLTAQPRLMEPVYLVEIQCPEQVVGGIYGVLNRKRGHVFEESQVMGTPMFVVKAYLPVNESFGFTADLRSNTGGQAFPQCVFDHWQILQGDPSDPATRPFQVVGEIRKRKGLKEGIPALDNYLDKL; this comes from the exons ATG GTGAACTTCACGGTGGATCAGATCCGCGCCATCATGGACAAAAAGTCCAACATCAGAAACATGTCTGTGATCGCCCACGTGGACCACGGGAAGTCCACGCTGACAGACTCGCTGGTGTCCAAGGCGGGGATCATTGCTTCAGCCCGTGCGGGAGAGACCCGCTTCACAGACACGCGCAAAGACGAGCAGGAGCGCTGCATCACCATCAAATCAAC GGCCATCTCCTTGTATTACGAGCTCGGAGAGAATGACTTGGCGTTCATCAAGCAGGGCAAAGATGGAAATGGCTTCCTGATCAACCTGATTGACTCTCCGGGTCACGTTGACTTCTCGTCCGAGGTCACGGCTGCCCTCAGAGTAACTGATGGagccctggtggtggtggactgTGTGTCAG GTGTATGCGTGCAGACTGAGACCGTGCTGCGTCAGGCCATCGCCGAGCGCATCAAGCCGGTCCTGATGATGAACAAGATGGACCGAGCCCTGCTCGAACTGCAGCTGGAGCCGGATGAGCTTTTTCAGACGTTCCAGCGCATTGTGGAGAATGTCAACGTCATCATCTCCACTTACGGAGAAGACGAGGGGGGACCCATGGGCAACATCATG ATTGACCCTATTATCGGTACGGTTGGCTTTGGCTCTGGCCTCCACGGCTGGGCTTTCACCTTGAAGCAGTTTGCTGAGATGTATGTGGCTAAGTTCGCTGCTAAAGGAGTTGCTCAGCTTGGACCAGCAGAGAGGTGTAAGAAAGTGGAGGACATGATGAAGAAACTCTGGGGAGACAG ATATTTTGATCCAAGTGCGGGCAAATTCACTAAGACCGGCACTGGACCTGATGGTCAGAAATATCCTCGTACATTTTGCCAGCTTGTTTTGGATCCAATCTTCAAG GTGTTTGATGCCATCATGAATTTCAAAAAGGAGGAGACAGCCAAACTAATTGAAAAGCTGGACGTCAAACTGGACTCAGAtgacaaggacaaggaggggAAGCCCCTGCTGAAGGCTGTTATGCGTCGCTGGCTGCCTGCCGGAGAGGCCCTGCTCCAGATGATCACCATCCACCTGCCCTCCCCCGTCACCGCACAGAAATACCGCTGTGAGCTACTCTACGAGGGGCCGGGAGACGACGAGGCTGCCATGG GTATTAAGAGCTGCGATTCCAAGGCTCCTTTGATGATGTACATTTCAAAGATGGTACCAACCACCGACAAGGGTCGTTTCTACGCCTTTGGCCGTGTGTTTTCTGGCTGCGTGTCAACAGGCTTGAAGGTGCGCATCATGGGGCCAAACTTTACACCTGGGAAGAAAGAAGATCTCTACATCAAACCCATCCAGAG GACTATTCTGATGATGGGTCGGTATGTGGAGCCCATTGAGGATGTCCCTTGTGGCAACATAGTGGGTCTTGTTGGAGTGGACCAGTTCCTGGTCAAGACGGGGACAATCACCACCTTTGAACAA GCCCACAACATGAGAGTGATGAAGTTCAGTGTGAGTCCTGTGGTCAGAGTTGCCGTGGAGGCCAAGAATCCCGCAGACCTGCCCAAGCTGGTGGAAGGCCTGAAGCGTCTGGCCAAGTCCGACCCCATGGTGCAGTGCATCATTGAAGAGTCCGGAGAGCACATCATCGCCGGAGCCGGGGAGCTGCATCTGGAGATCTGCTTGaaagacctggaggaggaccacGCCTGCATTCCACTGAAG AAATCCGACCCGGTGGTTTCTTACAGAGAGACGGTGTCGGAAGAATCAGACCAGATGTGTTTGTCCAAGTCCCCCAACAAGCACAATCGTCTCTTCATGAAGTCCCGTCCATTCCCCGACGGCCTGGCTGAAGATATCGAGAAGGGAGACGTCTCCGCGCGGCAGGAGCTCAAGGTCCGTGCGCGTTACCTCGCTGACAAGTATGAGTGGGAGGTGACAGAAGCCAGGAAGATCTGGTGCTTCGGTCCAGATGGATCCGGGCCCAACCTGCTGATAGACATGACGAAGGGCGTCCAGTACCTCAACGAGATCAAGGACAGTGTCGTTGCTGGTTTTCAGTGGGCGACTAAGGAG GGTGCACTGTGCGAGGAGAACATGCGTGCAATTCGCTTCGACATCCATGACGTGACGCTGCACGCAGATGCCATTCACCGCGGTGGAGGACAGATCATTCCCACAGCCCGCAGGGTCCTGTACGCCTGCCAGCTCACCGCTCAGCCACGACTCATGGAGCCGGTCTATCTTGTGGAGATACAG TGCCCAGAGCAGGTGGTCGGTGGGATCTACGGCGTGTTGAACAGGAAACGAGGTCACGTGTTTGAGGAATCCCAGGTGATGGGCACTCCCATGTTCGTGGTGAAAGCGTACCTGCCAGTCAACGAATCTTTTG GGTTCACGGCTGACCTGCGCAGTAATACCGGAGGCCAGGCCTTCCCTCAGTGTGTATTTGATCACTGGCAGATTCTCCAGGGAGACCCCAGCGACCCCGCCACCAGACCCTTCCAAGTAGTCGGTGAAATTAGGAAACGCAAAGGTCTGAAAGAGGGCATACCCGCCCTAGACAACTACCTGGACAAACTGTAA
- the LOC125011194 gene encoding BTB/POZ domain-containing protein 2 — MCVVYAYARFKMAAGDNSGRPPCLSFSGPGPLGNSQPSNSVFSMPASNGGAVGGAGGAQGVARRPNPQLGPGGADSNGASTGAPPTAQNSLQQPAAAGAAAAGAMSTPASNMATTAASNASSAAAPTATPAAASVLVYREPVYNWQATKSTVKERFAFLFNNEVLSDVHFLVGKGMGVQRIPAHRFVLAVGSAVFDAMFNGGMATTSTEIELPDVEPAAFLALLKFLYSDEVQIGPETVMTTLYTAKKYAVPALEAHCVEFLKKNLRADNAFMLLTQARLFDEPQLASLCLENIDKNTGDALAAEGFTDIDLDTLVAVLERDTLGVREVRLFGAAVRWAEAEAHRQQLQPTPENKRKVLGKALTLIRFPLMTIEEFAAGPAQSSILTDREVVSLFLHFTVNPKPRVDFIDRPRCCLRGKECSITRFGQVESRWGYSGTSDRIRFSVNRRIFVVGFGLYGSIHGPTDYQVNIQIIHTDSNTVLGQNDTGFSCDGSANTFRVMFKEPVEILPNVNYTACATLKGPDSHYGTKGMRKVTHESSSTGTKTCFTFCYAAGNNNGTSVEDGQIPEVIFYT; from the exons ATGTGTGTTGTTTACGCCTACGCCAGGTTCAAGATGGCCGCTGGAGACAACAGCGGCAGGCCTCCTTGCCTTAGTTTTTCCGGTCCGGGTCCTTTGGGAAACAGCCAGCCCAGCAACAGCGTTTTCTCTATGCCAGCCTCTAACGGCGGAGCGGTCGGCGGGGCCGGGGGAGCACAAGGAGTAGCGAGGCGCCCCAACCCGCAGCTGGGGCCTGGCGGCGCAGACAGCAACGGTGCTTCGACCGGAGCTCCGCCGACTGCGCAGAACTCCCTGCAGCAGCCCGCTGCGGCAGGTGCTGCGGCAGCCGGAGCCATGTCCACTCCGGCgtccaacatggcaaccacCGCAGCGTCAAACGCGTCCTCGGCTGCTGCGCCGACGGCCACCCCCGCTGCTGCGTCTGTGCTGGTGTACCGAGAGCCCGTATACAACTGGCAGGCGACGAAGAGCACGGTCAAAGAAAGGTTTGCCTTCCTCTTCAACAACGAGGTGCTCAGTGACGTTCATTTTCTAGTGGGCAAAGGAATGGGGGTTCAGAGGATACCAGCACACAG GTTTGTTCTGGCCGTGGGGAGCGCAGTGTTTGATGCCATGTTCAACGGTGGGATGGCGACCACCTCAACGGAGATCGAGCTTCCTGATGTGGAACCAGCTGCTTTTCTGGCCTTGTTAAA GTTTCTCTACTCTGATGAGGTGCAGATCGGCCCTGAGACCGTGATGACCACACTCTATACCGCTAAGAAGTATGCAGTTCCAGCCCTGGAGGCTCACTGTGTGGAGTTCCTCAAAAAGAACCTCAGAGCAGACAATGCCTTCATGCTGCTCACACAG GCACGGTTGTTTGATGAGCCACAGCTAGCGAGCCTCTGTTTAGAGAACATCGataaaaacactggagatgCTCTCGCTGCAGAAGGCTTTACGGATATAGATCTGG ATACATTGGTGGCAGTCTTGGAGAGGGACACTCTCGGCGTGAGGGAGGTGCGTTTGTTCGGTGCTGCGGTGCGTTGGGCTGAGGCCGAAGCTCACAGGCAGCAACTCCAGCCCACCCCCGAGAACAAACGTAAAGTCCTAGGAAAAGCTCTCACGCTCATTCGCTTCCCTCTCATGACCATCGAGGAGTTCGCTGCAG GTCCAGCCCAGTCCAGTATTCTGACCGACAGAGAGGTGGTCAGCCTCTTCCTCCACTTCACCGTAAACCCAAAGCCTCGTGTAGATTTCATTGACCGGCCTCGCTGCTGCCTCCGCGGGAAGGAGTGCAGCATCACACGTTTCGGTCAGGTGGAGAGCCGCTGGGGCTACAGCGGGACGAGTGACCGCATCCG GTTTTCAGTAAACAGAAGGATATTTGTGGTGGGGTTTGGACTCTACGGTTCTATACACGGACCCACAGACTACCAAGTCAACATACAG ATCATTCACACAGACAGTAACACGGTGCTAGGACAGAATGATACGGGCTTCAGCTGTGACGGGTCTGCAAACACCTTCAGAGTCATGTTCAAAGAGCCAGTGGAGATTCTACCCAACGTCAACTACACTGCCTGTGCTACACTTAAG GGCCCAGACTCTCATTACGGGACCAAGGGAATGCGCAAGGTAACACACGAGTCATCATCCACTGGCACAAAGACCTGTTTCACTTTCTGCTACGCAGCTGGCAACAACAATGGCACTTCCGTAGAGGACGGACAGATCCCCGAGGTCATCTTTTACACATAG